The following proteins come from a genomic window of Micromonospora zamorensis:
- a CDS encoding lytic transglycosylase domain-containing protein — protein MVRRTRRLGTAVLAGFLLASTLVGCATKGESPQDLAAPVAVTDAPTDAPADEPTGEPSPSVSALESMGAAPSLSATPTPTKKPTKKPTRTAPKPRAVAKPPTETQVPPAPPKPAPSSCKPTYKGTQATRAEAKAALTDAAGRTYWPTSAPDIKVPLTLLKATAWQESGWQSNIYACDGGVGLMQVMPGTATWMNQRFEKSYEIDDYRDNAYLGATYLAWATKYIGDMYFEADYRLDPALCTAELNSCLLNAVIASYNFGHGAVAQEGKPLAIPNPSYVRNVRALMTECVCLDY, from the coding sequence ATGGTTCGACGGACGAGACGGCTGGGCACCGCGGTGCTCGCCGGGTTCCTGTTGGCGAGCACGCTGGTCGGCTGCGCCACCAAGGGGGAGAGCCCGCAGGACCTGGCCGCCCCGGTGGCGGTCACCGACGCGCCGACGGACGCCCCCGCCGACGAGCCCACCGGGGAGCCGAGCCCGTCGGTGAGCGCCCTGGAGTCGATGGGCGCCGCGCCGAGCCTCAGCGCGACCCCGACGCCGACGAAGAAGCCGACGAAGAAGCCGACCCGCACGGCGCCGAAGCCACGCGCCGTGGCGAAGCCGCCCACCGAGACGCAGGTCCCGCCGGCCCCGCCGAAGCCCGCACCGAGTTCCTGCAAGCCGACGTACAAGGGCACCCAGGCGACCCGGGCCGAGGCGAAGGCGGCGCTGACCGACGCGGCCGGGCGCACCTACTGGCCGACCTCCGCGCCGGACATCAAGGTCCCGCTCACCCTGCTCAAGGCCACCGCCTGGCAGGAGAGCGGCTGGCAGTCCAACATCTACGCCTGTGACGGCGGTGTCGGGCTGATGCAGGTGATGCCGGGCACCGCGACCTGGATGAACCAGCGGTTCGAGAAGAGCTACGAGATCGACGACTACCGGGACAACGCCTACCTCGGCGCCACCTACCTGGCCTGGGCGACGAAATACATCGGCGACATGTACTTCGAAGCCGACTACCGCCTCGATCCGGCCCTGTGCACCGCCGAGCTGAACTCCTGCCTGCTCAACGCGGTCATCGCCTCGTACAACTTCGGGCACGGTGCGGTGGCGCAGGAGGGCAAGCCCCTGGCCATCCCCAACCCGTCGTACGTGCGCAACGTGCGGGCGCTGATGACCGAGTGCGTCTGCCTGGACTACTGA
- a CDS encoding DedA family protein, translated as MHDLLTWVQGLPTLWIYLVAALIVAGETAVIFGLLVPGEATLLLVGFLTYNGTLRLAPALLAMIAAAVLGDGLAFRAGQRYGPRLRAGLGHRVGPQRWGRADAMLARLGGRGVFAARWVAFARTLVPRLAGAAGMPYRRFALWNLAGVVTWVGGSILLGHLAGESYDTVSRLLGRATGAALVLLAGLLGVVLAGRWLGRNPDPVRALLSRAGALPPVRWLTARYGVLFFLVAMRIGPGWTLLLNLAAGLLLLFVAGLAIAGLLGVAVRNSGLAALDGAIAGWFASRRTPGAADATMVVVSVVRGSVLIVLVALVAAVLAWRNRPWRADLLSVVGTVGAFVPLVVLAVVAELTGPHGSAPGGGDSAPLPTQNAVVAASLCTLAWLVSRSSRWPVAVAAWTAAAAGVLGISGARLYLDLDTASSTAAAVLLGVLWTVVFVVAWATRDRAVGDLEQPVEQARPPSQGHRRPVEPC; from the coding sequence GTGCACGACCTGCTGACCTGGGTGCAGGGTCTGCCCACCCTGTGGATCTACCTGGTCGCCGCGCTGATCGTGGCGGGCGAGACCGCGGTGATCTTCGGCCTGCTCGTGCCGGGTGAGGCTACCCTGCTGCTCGTCGGCTTCCTCACCTACAACGGTACCTTGCGGCTCGCGCCGGCGTTGCTCGCGATGATCGCCGCGGCGGTCCTCGGTGACGGGCTGGCCTTCCGCGCCGGACAGCGCTACGGCCCCCGCCTGCGCGCCGGGCTGGGCCACCGGGTCGGGCCGCAGCGGTGGGGTCGGGCCGACGCCATGCTCGCCCGGCTGGGTGGTCGGGGCGTGTTCGCGGCCCGTTGGGTGGCGTTCGCTCGCACGTTGGTGCCCCGGTTGGCCGGTGCGGCCGGCATGCCGTACCGCCGGTTCGCCCTGTGGAACCTGGCCGGGGTGGTGACCTGGGTGGGCGGCTCGATCCTGCTCGGTCACCTCGCCGGTGAGTCGTACGACACGGTCTCCCGACTGCTCGGCCGGGCCACCGGCGCGGCGCTGGTGCTGCTGGCCGGCCTGCTGGGTGTGGTGCTCGCCGGCCGGTGGCTGGGTCGCAATCCCGACCCGGTCCGCGCGCTGCTGTCCCGGGCGGGCGCGCTGCCACCGGTGCGCTGGCTCACGGCCCGCTACGGGGTGCTGTTCTTCCTGGTGGCCATGCGGATCGGGCCGGGGTGGACGCTGCTGCTCAATCTGGCCGCCGGGCTCCTGCTGCTCTTCGTCGCCGGGCTCGCCATCGCGGGTCTGCTCGGCGTGGCGGTCCGCAACAGCGGGTTGGCCGCCCTGGACGGCGCCATCGCGGGCTGGTTCGCCTCCCGGCGCACCCCCGGCGCGGCCGACGCCACGATGGTCGTGGTGTCGGTGGTACGAGGGTCGGTGCTGATCGTGCTGGTGGCGCTGGTGGCCGCGGTGCTGGCGTGGCGTAACCGACCCTGGCGGGCGGACCTGCTCAGCGTCGTCGGCACGGTGGGCGCGTTCGTGCCGCTGGTGGTGCTGGCCGTGGTCGCCGAGCTGACCGGGCCGCACGGCAGCGCGCCGGGTGGCGGCGACTCGGCCCCGCTGCCGACCCAGAACGCCGTGGTCGCGGCGAGCCTGTGCACCCTGGCCTGGCTGGTGTCCCGCAGTTCCCGCTGGCCGGTGGCGGTGGCCGCCTGGACAGCCGCCGCCGCGGGGGTGCTCGGGATCAGCGGCGCACGGCTCTACCTCGATCTGGACACGGCGAGCAGCACCGCCGCGGCGGTGCTGCTCGGGGTGCTCTGGACGGTGGTCTTCGTGGTGGCGTGGGCCACCCGGGACCGGGCGGTGGGGGATCTGGAGCAGCCGGTGGAACAGGCCCGGCCGCCGTCGCAGGGGCACCGCCGCCCAGTTGAACCTTGCTAG
- the typA gene encoding translational GTPase TypA: MQLRTDLRNVAIIAHVDHGKTTLVDAMLRQAGAYGARGENTERVMDSGDLEREKGITILAKNTGVRYLPADGSDPVTINIIDTPGHADFGGEVERGLTMVDGVVLLVDASEGPLPQTRFVLRKALRARMPIILVINKVDRPDARIKEVVDDTYELFLDLDADEEQIDFPIVYACARDGIASLTQPADGSVPDDSTSLEPLFRTLLDTIPPPSYDEGAPLQAHVTNLDASPFLGRLALCRVRQGTINKGQTVTWCRTDGSTQRVRISEMLMTEGLERTSAETAGPGDIIAVAGIPEIMIGETLADLENPVALPLITVDEPAISMTIGTNTSPLVGRVKGAKVTARMVKDRLDKELIGNVSLRVLPTERPDAWEVQGRGELALAILVEQMRRENYELTVGKPQVVTKEIDGKTCEPVERLTIDAPEEYLGAITQLLATRKGRMEQLVNHGTGWIRMEWLVPARGLIGFRTEFLTDTRGTGILHHVFESYEPWFGELRTRNNGSLVADRAGAVTAFAMTNLQERGQLFVDPTTEVYEGMIVGENSRSDDMDVNITKEKKLTNMRQSTSDETEKLVPPRKLSLEQALEFCREDECVEVTPATVRIRKVVLDQQLRGRATARRKHAG; this comes from the coding sequence ATGCAGCTTCGCACCGACCTCCGCAACGTCGCCATCATCGCTCACGTCGACCACGGCAAGACCACCCTGGTCGACGCCATGTTGCGGCAGGCCGGGGCGTACGGCGCCCGGGGCGAGAACACCGAGCGGGTGATGGACTCGGGTGACCTGGAGCGCGAAAAGGGCATCACGATCCTGGCCAAGAACACCGGTGTGCGCTACCTGCCCGCGGACGGCTCCGACCCGGTCACCATCAACATCATCGACACCCCCGGCCACGCCGACTTCGGTGGCGAGGTGGAGCGCGGCCTCACCATGGTCGACGGCGTGGTGCTGCTCGTCGACGCCAGCGAGGGCCCGCTGCCGCAGACCCGCTTCGTGCTGCGCAAGGCGCTGCGGGCCCGGATGCCGATCATCCTGGTGATCAACAAGGTGGACCGGCCCGACGCCCGGATCAAGGAGGTCGTGGACGACACCTACGAGCTCTTCCTCGACCTGGACGCCGACGAGGAGCAGATCGACTTCCCGATCGTCTACGCGTGCGCCCGCGACGGCATCGCCTCGCTGACCCAGCCCGCCGACGGCTCGGTGCCCGACGACAGCACCTCCCTGGAGCCGCTGTTCCGCACCCTGCTCGACACCATCCCGCCGCCCTCGTACGACGAGGGCGCGCCGTTGCAGGCCCACGTCACCAACCTCGACGCCTCGCCGTTCCTCGGCCGGCTGGCGCTGTGCCGGGTCCGCCAGGGCACCATCAACAAGGGTCAGACGGTGACCTGGTGCCGCACCGACGGCAGCACCCAGCGGGTCCGCATCTCCGAGATGCTGATGACCGAGGGCCTGGAGCGCACGTCGGCCGAGACCGCCGGCCCGGGCGACATCATCGCCGTCGCCGGCATCCCGGAGATCATGATCGGTGAGACCCTCGCCGACCTCGAGAACCCGGTCGCGCTGCCGCTGATCACCGTCGACGAGCCGGCCATCTCGATGACCATCGGCACCAACACCTCGCCGCTGGTCGGCCGGGTCAAGGGCGCCAAGGTCACCGCCCGGATGGTCAAGGACCGGCTCGACAAGGAGCTGATCGGCAACGTGTCGCTGCGGGTGCTGCCCACCGAGCGGCCGGACGCCTGGGAGGTGCAGGGCCGCGGTGAGCTGGCGCTGGCCATCCTGGTCGAGCAGATGCGCCGGGAGAACTACGAGCTGACCGTCGGCAAGCCGCAGGTGGTCACCAAGGAGATCGACGGCAAGACCTGCGAGCCGGTCGAGCGGCTGACCATCGACGCCCCGGAGGAATACCTGGGCGCGATCACCCAGCTCCTCGCCACCCGTAAGGGCCGGATGGAGCAGCTGGTCAACCACGGCACCGGCTGGATCCGGATGGAGTGGCTGGTTCCGGCGCGCGGCCTGATCGGCTTCCGCACCGAGTTCCTCACCGACACGCGGGGCACCGGCATCCTGCACCACGTCTTCGAGTCCTACGAGCCGTGGTTCGGCGAGCTGCGCACCCGCAACAACGGCTCCCTGGTCGCCGACCGGGCCGGCGCGGTCACCGCCTTCGCGATGACCAACCTGCAGGAGCGCGGTCAGCTCTTCGTCGACCCGACAACCGAGGTGTACGAGGGCATGATCGTCGGGGAGAACTCCCGCTCCGACGACATGGACGTCAACATCACCAAGGAGAAGAAGCTCACCAACATGCGGCAGTCGACCTCCGACGAGACCGAGAAGCTGGTCCCGCCGCGCAAGCTCTCGCTGGAGCAGGCACTGGAGTTCTGCCGCGAGGACGAGTGCGTCGAGGTCACCCCGGCCACGGTCCGGATCCGCAAGGTGGTGCTCGACCAGCAGCTGCGGGGCCGGGCCACCGCCCGCCGCAAGCACGCCGGCTGA
- a CDS encoding serine hydrolase, with amino-acid sequence MIWDDLDAHLDRVPGTVSAYVGRPDAPPTWTRHPDAAHYAASTMKVAVLAALHRAADAGTLDLDAPVPVVNEFDSAQPGAPRFSCAQHYDNDDAVWDRLGGTASLRWLADRMIVRSSNLATNLVIGHVGLPAVAEVWARTGARTSVTGRGIEDFAAREAGITNTVTAADLAALLGALATGADTPGRLASPAGCTAMLDVLIAQEHREDLAAGLPEGTRIAHKSGWVRGVRHGAGLVLPDDAPPYLITVCTTTDLAGGDDEVEDDACRLLAHISAQVWAARHQL; translated from the coding sequence ATGATCTGGGATGATCTCGACGCCCACCTGGACAGGGTGCCCGGCACCGTCTCGGCGTACGTGGGCCGACCCGACGCGCCGCCGACCTGGACCCGCCACCCGGACGCCGCCCACTACGCGGCGAGCACCATGAAGGTGGCGGTGCTCGCCGCCCTGCACCGCGCCGCCGATGCCGGCACGCTGGACCTGGACGCCCCGGTCCCCGTGGTCAACGAGTTCGACTCCGCCCAGCCCGGCGCGCCCCGGTTCTCCTGCGCCCAGCACTACGACAACGACGACGCGGTCTGGGACCGGCTGGGCGGCACGGCGTCGCTGCGCTGGCTGGCCGACCGGATGATCGTGCGATCCAGCAACCTGGCCACCAACCTGGTCATCGGGCACGTCGGGCTGCCCGCGGTGGCCGAGGTGTGGGCGCGCACCGGCGCCCGCACCAGCGTCACGGGCCGCGGCATCGAGGACTTCGCCGCCCGCGAGGCCGGCATCACCAACACGGTCACCGCCGCCGACCTGGCCGCCCTGCTCGGCGCGCTGGCCACCGGGGCCGACACCCCGGGCCGGCTCGCCTCGCCGGCCGGCTGCACGGCCATGCTGGACGTCCTCATCGCCCAGGAGCACCGCGAGGACCTGGCCGCCGGCCTGCCCGAGGGCACCCGCATCGCGCACAAGAGCGGTTGGGTACGCGGGGTCCGACACGGTGCCGGCCTGGTCCTGCCCGACGACGCCCCGCCGTACCTGATCACCGTCTGCACCACCACGGACCTGGCCGGTGGCGACGACGAGGTCGAGGACGACGCCTGCCGGCTGCTCGCACACATCTCCGCGCAGGTCTGGGCCGCCCGTCACCAGCTCTGA